A genomic stretch from Canis lupus baileyi chromosome 3, mCanLup2.hap1, whole genome shotgun sequence includes:
- the LOC140630624 gene encoding myosin-8 — MSASSDAEMAVFGEAAPFLRKSEKERIEAQNKPFDAKTSVFVAEPKASYVKSTIQSKEGGKVTVKTEGGATLTVREDQVFPMNPPKYDKIEDMAMMTHLHEPGVLYNLKERYAAWMIYTYSGLFCVTVNPYKWLPVYNPEVVAAYRGKKRQEAPPHIFSISDNAYQFMLTDRENQSILITGESGAGKTVNTKRVIQYFATIAVTGEKKKEEATSGKMQGTLEDQIISANPLLEAFGNAKTVRNDNSSRFGKFIRIHFGTTGKLASADIETYLLEKSRVTFQLKAERSYHIFYQITSNKKPDLIEMLLITTNPYDYAFVSQGEITVPSIDDQEELMATDSAIDILGFTPEEKVSIYKLTGAVMHYGNMKFKQKQREEQAEPDGTEVADKAAYLQNLNSADLLKALCYPRVKVGNEYVTKGQTVQQHVFGTSTITTLSMKVYNAVGALAKAVYEKMFLWMVTRINQQLDTKQPRQYFIGVLDIAGFEIFDFNSLEQLCINFTNEKLQQFFNHHMFVLEQEEYKKEGIEWTFIDFGMDLAACIELIEKPLGIFSILEEECMFPKATDTSFKNKLYDQHLGKSANFQKPKVVKGKAEAHFSLIHYAGTVDYNIGGWLDKNKDPLNDTVVGLYQKSAMKTLASLFSTYASAEADSGAKKGAKKKGSSFQTVSALFRENLNKLMTNLRSTHPHFVRCIIPNETKTPGAMEHELVLHQLRCNGVLEGIRICRKGFPSRILYGDFKQRYKVLNASAIPEGQFIDSKKASEKLLASIDIDHTQYKFGHTKVFFKAGLLGLLEEMRDEKLSQIITRTQAVCRGFLMRVEYQKMLQRREALFCIQYNIRAFMNVKHWPWMRLFFKIKPLLKSAETEKEMATMKEEFQKTKDELAKSEAKRKELEEKMVTLLKEKNDLQLQVQSEADALADAEERCEQLIKNKIQLEAKIKEVTERAEDEEEINAELTAKKRKLEDECSELKKDIDDLELTLAKVEKEKHATENKVKNLTEEMAGLDETIAKLTKEKKALQEAHQQTLDDLQAEEDKVNTLTKAKTKLEQQVDDLEGSLEQERKLRMDLERAKRKLEGDLKLAQESTMDAENDKQQLDEKLKKKEFEISNLLSKIEDEQAIEIQLQKKIKELQARIEELEEEIEAERASRAKAEKQRSDLSRELEEISERLEEAGGATSAQIEMNKKREAEFQKMRRDLEEATLQHEATAATLRKKHADSVAELGEQIDNLQRVKQKLEKEKSEMKMEIDDLASNAETISKAKGNLEKMCRTLEDQVSELKTKEEEQQRLINDLTAQRARLQTEAGEYSRQLDEKDALVSQLSRSKQASTQQIEELKRQLEEETKAKNALAHALQSSRHDCDLLREQYEEEQEGKAELQRALSKANSEVAQWRTKYETDAIQRTEELEEAKKKLAQRLQEAEEHVEAVNAKCASLEKTKQRLQNEVEDLMLDVERSNAACAALDKKQRNFDKVLAEWKQKYEETQAELEASQKEARTLSTELFKVKNAYEESLDQVETLKRENKNLQQEISDLTEQIAEGGKQIHELEKIKKQVEQEKCDIQAALEEAEASLEHEEGKILRIQLELNQVKSEVDRKIAEKDEEIDQLKRNHIRVMESMQSTLDAEIRSRNDALRVKKKMEGDLNEMEIQLNHANRLAAESLRNYRNTQGILKDTQLHLDDALRGQEDLKEQLAMVERRANLLQAEIEELRATLEQTERSRKTAEQELLDASERVQLLHTQNTSLINTKKKLENDVSQLQSEVEEVIQESRNAEEKAKKAITDAAMMAKELKKEQDTSAHLERMKKNMEQTVKDLQHRLDEAEQLALKGGKKQIQKLEARVHELEGEVESEQKRNAEAVKGLRKHERRVKELTYQTEEDRKNVLRLQDLVDKLQAKVKSYKRQAEEAEEQSNTNLAKFRKLQHELEEAEERADIAESQVNKLRVKSREVHTKISAE; from the exons ATGAGCGCGAGTTCAGACGCTGAGATGGCGGTTTTTGGCGAAGCCGCTCCCTTCCTCCGAAAATCCGAAAAGGAGCGGATCGAGGCCCAAAATAAGCCCTTCGATGCTAAAACATCCGTCTTTGTCGCGGAGCCCAAAGCCTCCTACGTGAAGAGCACCATACAGagcaaggaaggagggaaagtaaCTGTGAAGACAGAAGGTGGAGCA ACTCTGACTGTCAGAGAGGACCAAGTCTTCCCCATGAACCCTCCGAAATATGACAAGATCGAGGACATGGCCATGATGACACACCTGCACGAGCCTGGAGTGCTGTACAACCTCAAAGAGCGTTATGCAGCCTGGATGATCTAT ACCTACTCGGGCCTCTTCTGCGTCACCGTCAACCCCTACAAGTGGCTGCCAGTGTACAACCCCGAGGTGGTGGCCGCCTACCGAGGCAAGAAGCGCCAAGAGGCCCCGCCCCACATCTTCTCCATCTCTGACAATGCCTATCAGTTCATGCTGACCG ATCGTGAGAACCAGTCCATCCTGATCAC AGGAGAATCTGGTGCCGGGAAGACCGTGAACACCAAGCGTGTCATCCAGTACTTTGCAACAATTGCGGTCActggagagaagaagaaggaagaagctaCTTCTGGCAAGATGCAG GGGACCCTTGAAGATCAGATCATCAGTGCCAACCCCCTACTGGAGGCCTTTGGCAATGCCAAGACTGTGAGGAATGACAACTCCTCTCGCTTT GGTAAATTCATTAGAATCCACTTTGGTACCACAGGGAAACTGGCTTCTGCAGATATTGAAACAT ATCTTCTAGAAAAGTCTAGAGTTACTttccagctgaaggcagaaagaAGCTACCATATTTTTTATCAGATCACTTCCAATAAGAAGCCAGATCTGATTG AAATGCTCCTGATCACCACCAATCCATATGACTATGCCTTCGTCAGCCAAGGGGAGATCACAGTCCCCAGCATTGATGACCAAGAGGAGCTGATGGCTACAGAT AGTGCTATTGACATCCTGGGCTTCACTCCTGAAGAGAAAGTCTCCATCTACAAGCTCACGGGGGCCGTGATGCATTATGGGAACATGAAGTTCAAGCAGAAGCAGCGGGAGGAGCAGGCTGAGCCAGATGGCACCGAAG TCGCTGACAAGGCAGCCTACCTCCAGAACCTGAACTCTGCTGACCTGCTCAAAGCCCTCTGCTACCCCAGGGTCAAGGTCGGCAACGAGTATGTCACCAAAGGCCAGACTGTGCAGCAG CATGTCTTTGGTACGTCAACAATCACCACTCTGTCCATGAAGGTGTACAATGCGGTGGGCGCTCTGGCCAAGGCCGTCTATGAGAAGATGTTCCTGTGGATGGTCACCCGCATCAACCAGCAGCTGGACACCAAGCAGCCCAGGCAGTACTTCATCGGGGTCCTGGACATCGCTGGCTTTGAGATCTTTGAT TTCAACAGCCTGGAGCAGCTGTGCATCAACTTCACCAATGAGAAACTGCAACAATTTTTCAACCACCACATGTTCGTGCTGGAGCAGGAGGAGTATAAGAAGGAGGGTATTGAGTGGACCTTCATCGACTTCGGGATGGACCTAGCTGCCTGCATTGAGCTTATTGAGAAG CCACTGGGCATCTTTTCCATCCTGGAAGAGGAGTGCATGTTCCCCAAGGCCACAGACACCTCCTTCAAGAACAAGCTCTATGACCAGCACCTGGGCAAGTCTGCCAACTTCCAGAAGCCCAAAGTGGTCAAAGGCAAGGCTGAGGCACACTTCTCGCTGATCCACTATGCAGGCACCGTGGACTACAACATTGGTGGCTGGCTTGACAAGAACAAGGACCCCCTAAATGACACGGTGGTCGGGCTGTACCAGAAGTCTGCAATGAAGACTCTGGCCAGTCTCTTTTCCACTTACGCTAGTGCTGAAGCAG ACAGTGGCGCAAAGAAAGGTGCTAAGAAGAAGGGTTCTTCGTTCCAGACTGTATCAGCCCTTTTCAGG gaaaatttaaataaactgatGACCAATCTGAGGAGCACTCACCCCCACTTTGTACGGTGCATCATCCCCAATGAAACCAAAACACCAG GGGCCATGGAGCATGAACTTGTCCTGCATCAGCTGCGGTGTAACGGTGTGCTGGAAGGGATCCGCATCTGCAGGAAGGGGTTCCCAAGCAGGATCCTTTATGGGGATTTTAAACAAAG ATACAAAGTTTTAAATGCAAGTGCTATCCCAGAAGGACAGTTCATCGACAGCAAGAAGGCTTCTGAGAAACTTCTTGCCTCTATTGATATTGATCACACCCAGTATAAATTTGGACATACCAAG GTTTTCTTCAAAGCTGGCCTTCTGGGTCTTCTagaagaaatgagagatgaaAAGTTGTCCCAAATTATAACAAGAACCCAAGCTGTCTGCAGGGGATTCCTAATGAGGGTAGAATATCAGAAGATGTTGCAAAGGAG AGAAGCCCTTTTCTGCATCCAGTACAATATACGTGCCTTCATGAACGTCAAGCACTGGCCCTGGATGAGGCTCTTCTTCAAGATCAAACCCCTTCTCAAGAGCGCAGAGACCGAGAAGGAGATGGCCACCATGAAGGAAGAGTTTCAGAAAACCAAAGATGAGCTTGCCAAGTCAGAGGCGAAAAGGAAGGAACTGGAGGAAAAAATGGTCActctcttaaaagagaaaaatgacctGCAGCTCCAGGTTCAATCT GAAGCTGACGCCTTGGCTGATGCAGAGGAAAGGTGTGAACaactgattaaaaacaaaatccagctgGAGGCCAAGATCAAGGAGGTGACTGAGAGagcagaggatgaggaggagatcAATGCTGAGCTGACAGCCAAGAAGAGGAAACTGGAAGATGAGTGTTCAGAGCTCAAGAAAGATATTGACGACCTTGAGCTGACCCTGGCCAAGGTCGAAAAGGAGAAGCATGCCACAGAGAACAAG gtAAAAAACCTCACAGAAGAGATGGCAGGCCTGGATGAAACCATCGCAAAGCTGACCAAGGAGAAGAAGGCCCTCCAAGAGGCCCACCAGCAGACCCTGGATGACCTGCAGGCAGAAGAGGACAAGGTCAACACCCTGACCAAAGCTAAAACCAAGCTAGAGCAGCAAGTGGATGAT CTTGAAGGGTCTCTAGAGCAAGAAAGGAAACTTCGAATGGATCTAGAAAGGGCAAAGAGGAAACTAGAGGGAGACCTAAAATTGGCCCAAGAATCCACAATGGATGCCGAAAATGACAAGCAGCAACTTGATGAGAAACTCAAAAA GAAAGAATTTGAAATCAGCAATCTGCTAAGCAAAATTGAAGATGAGCAAGCAATAGAAATTCAACTACAGAAGAAGATCAAAGAGCTGCAG GCCCGCAtcgaggagctggaggaggaaatCGAGGCAGAGCGCGCCTCCAGGGCCAAAGCAGAGAAGCAGCGCTCTGACCTCTCCCGGGAACTGGAGGAGATCAGTGAGCGCCTGGAAGAAGCTGGCGGGGCCACATCTGCCCAGATTGAGATGAACAAGAAGCGGGAGGCCGAGTTCCAGAAGATGCGCAGGGACCTGGAGGAGGCCACCCTGCAGCACGAAGCCACAGCGGCTACACTGAGAAAGAAGCATGCAGACAGCGTGGCTGAGCTTGGGGAGCAGATAGACAACCTGCAGAGGGTCAAGCAGAagctggagaaggagaagagtGAGATGAAGATGGAGATCGATGACCTTGCCAGTAATGCAGAGACCATTTCCAAAGCCAAG GGGAACCTTGAAAAGATGTGTCGCACTCTAGAAGATCAGGTGAGTGAACTTAAGACCAAGGAAGAGGAGCAGCAACGGCTGATCAACGACCTGACAGCTCAGAGAGCGCGTCTGCAGACAGAAGCAG GTGAATATTCCCGACAATTAGATGAAAAAGATGCTTTAGTCTCTCAGCTTTCAAGAAGCAAACAAGCATCTACGCAGCAGATTGAGGAGCTGAAACGTCAGCTGGAGGAAGAAACTAAA GCCAAGAACGCCCTGGCCCACGCCCTGCAGTCCTCCCGCCATGACTGTGACCTGCTGCGGGAACAGtatgaggaggagcaggagggcaaGGCCGAGCTGCAGAGGGCGCTGTCCAAGGCCAACAGCGAGgtggcccagtggaggaccaaATATGAGACGGACGCCATCCAGCGCACCGAGGAGTTGGAGGAGGCCAA GAAGAAGCTGGCCCAGCGTCTGCAGGAAGCTGAGGAGCACGTAGAAGCTGTGAATGCCAAATGTGCTTCCCTGGAGAAGACAAAGCAGCGGCTCCAAAATGAGGTGGAGGACCTCATGCTGGATGTGGAGAGATCTAACGCTGCCTGCGCCGCTCTTGACAAAAAGCAGAGGAACTTTGACAAG GTTCTGGCGGAGTGGAAACAGAAGTATGAGGAAACTCAGGCTGAACTGGAGGCCTCCCAGAAGGAGGCTCGCACTCTCAGCACTGAGCTGTTCAAGGTCAAGAATGCCTATGAGGAATCCCTAGATCAAGTGGAAACcctaaagagagagaacaagaactTGCAGC AGGAGATTTCTGACCTCACTGAGCAGATTGCTGAGGGAGGGAAGCAAATCCatgaattggagaaaataaagaagcaagTGGAACAAGAGAAATGTGACATTCAGGCTGCCTTAGAGGAAGCAGAA GCATCTCTTGAACATGAAGAGGGAAAGATTCTGCGCATCCAGCTAGAGCTGAACCAAGTCAAGTCTGAAGTCGACAGGAAAATTGCAGAGAAGGATGAAGAAATTGACCAGCTGAAGAGAAACCACATCAGGGTCATGGAGTCGATGCAGAGCACCCTCGATGCTGAGATCAGGAGCAGGAATGATGCTCTGAGAGTCAAGAAGAAGATGGAGGGAGACCTCAATGAGATGGAAATCCAGCTTAATCATGCCAACCGCTTGGCTGCAGAGAGTTTGAGGAACTACAGGAACACCCAAGGCATCCTGAAG GACACTCAGCTCCACCTGGATGATGCTCTCCGAGGCCAGGAGGACCTGAAGGAGCAGTTGGCCATGGTGGAGCGCAGAGCCAACCTGCTGCAGGCTGAGATCGAGGAGCTGAGGGCCACTCTGGAGCAGACAGAGAGGAGCAGGAAAACTGCAGAGCAGGAGCTCCTAGATGCCAGTGAGCGCGTCCAGCTCCTCCACACCCAG AATACCAGCCTGATCAACAccaagaaaaaattggaaaatgatGTTTCACAACTCCAGAGTGAAGTGGAGGAAGTCATTCAAGAATCACGTAATGCAGAAGAGAAGGCCAAGAAGGCCATCACAGAT GCGGCCATGATGGCCAAGGAGCTGAAGAAGGAGCAGGACACCAGTGCCCACCTGGAGCGGATGAAGAAGAACATGGAGCAGACAGTGAAGGACCTGCAGCATCGTCTCGACGAGGCTGAGCAGCTGGCCCTGAAGGGTGGGAAGAAGCAGATCCAGAAACTGGAGGCCAGG GTACATGAGCTTGAAGGAGAGGTTGAAAGTGAGCAGAAACGTAATGCTGAGGCTGTTAAAGGTTTGCGGAAACACGAGAGAAGAGTAAAAGAACTCACCTACCAG ACTGAGGAAGACCGCAAGAATGTCCTCAGGCTGCAGGACTTGGTAGATAAATTACAGGCGAAGGTGAAATCATACAAGAGACAAGCTGAGGAGGCT GAGGAACAATCCAACACTAATCTTGCTAAATTCCGCAAGCTCCAGCACGAGCTGGAGGAGGCCGAGGAGCGGGCTGACATTGCCGAGTCCCAGGTCAACAAGTTGCGGGTGAAGAGCCGAGAGGTTCACACGAAAATCAGTGCGGAGTGA